In the genome of Fischerella sp. PCC 9605, the window TTCCTTCCTTTCGCCTCGCAAGTCGCAGGAGTCCCCCCGCCTGACTCTATCTCTTCGATTCGCCCCGCAACGAACACGCCACAACTGTTGGGCACATTCGGTCGCGCCTTGGGATACAGCATGAAACACACCAAAAATTACGTCAAAATGAGGGGCACTAATGTCAACTCCCGTGCCCAAGCTAGGAGTGGTTAAGAGTACATCGATATTTTGAATGGCAGTGTTGATTTCTTTGATAAAGACTACATTTTCTTCACTACCAGAATTTTCTGAATGTATAGCCCAAACTCGAAGTTTGCGATCTTCTGGTTGTTTCAAACTTTCATCGAAGAAGGNAACTCTTAACGNGGAACGGGCAACAGGGAATGCTCCTTCGGAGCAAGGAACCCGGAACCCTGCCTCGAAGAGGCACTCACTGTTCTCTGTTAAGAGTTCCCTGTTCCCTATTCCCTCTTTAACCGAATCTACTAGTACTTGAGCATCTAGTAAAGTTAGCTCAAGTTTTTTGATAAACCGCTTACTGTCAGATGCGACATAGCATCGTTGTCCTGCCATCACCGAGGCGTGAATCTGTGCAACCAGGGCGCTGCTGTTTTTCCCTTCGTACCAGTAAACGTCACGCCCCCCGGATTTCCACTCGTTTAAAGCAACGTAGGGTTTCTCGCCGTCTGGGCGCATTGCCCGGAAAAAATCAATTGTTAAATCATCGAGGTGAGCATCTGCCAGCACTACCAGTTTCGCCTGATACACTAGAGATTCCAGCACCTCTAAAATTAAAGCGCGATGTTCCTTACACGTTTTTGATTTGAGCAGATGAGCTACATATTGGCAAGCTTCATCAATGAAGATGCAATCGTAAGCTTGCAAATCGCTAGCCATTTTGTAGAGGGAATCAACAGTAATGCTGAGGGCATCAGCTTCACTTAATTTCCCACATGCAATTGACGAATACATCTGCGTTTGTAGCCGCTCACTTAGGTTCTTGAGCAAGTTAACGCGATGACCGTTGTTCAAAAATCGTAGTTGCGGGTGCTGTTTTCGCCAGCTTGCTAAAAATTCGGTTTTACCAGTGCCCATATCAGAAAGCAAGCATACCAAGCCGGATGCTGGGAGTTTGTTTATGGCCTTGGTGAGAAAGCTCGAGTTGACCTTAACATCAGGCTTATACTTGCGTAATCCTCTGCTTTGATTGAGGAAAAATGATTGTTGATATTCTTTTAAGCTGAAAGCATCATCAATTAAAGTACTCACAGCTGAGGGAGCTTTCTTGCCAAGTGCCACAGCCCAATCGTCAATCCCCTTTTCTGGCCCTGGCAATTGTGCGACTTCGCAGCTACAACCAACTGCCTCAATTGCCTTGCCAGTGCGGATAGTCGCTTGAAATACCTGCCACCGGGTTTTGGGTTTGGTTTCGTAATCGAATAAAACAATAAACTGGCGTCCTGGTTGTGCCAGTGGTATTAAGTCAGGATGCAGGCGTTCATCAAAATCCTTCTGACCAACTCGTCCATTCCAAATACCCGGAAGTGCGATCGCTACATATCCAAGACTTAACAAACAGGCAGCTTTTTTTTCCCCTTCGCAAAGTATGATAGGGATTTCTGGGTGTAACTGCACCCACTCCCAGAATAAGCGTGGGTGCAATCTGTCAAATAGACGTAGCGCCAGGGGAGAAAGATAGCGCTTGATGTTGTACCTTTTGGCAACTTTCTTCCATAAGTGTTCTGGGACATTAAAATAGGTGACGCGGTTTGCCGTTTTGGGTGGGGACTCGTATTTAATTGATTTGGCTTTTTCCCAGTCAGTACGCGGATTATCGGGTTTGAAGCGACCCCAGATCATTGGTTCCCAATTGTTAAGTGGGTCGAGTCCACTTACCCACCAGCCCCCAAGAGTCGCTTGTTCGTACTGCTTTAAGTAAGAGTCCCGTAGTCGCCCACCGTTGCGTCTGGCTGTCTGCGGGAGCGCGTATAGTAAATATTCATAAACTTCGTTTCCAACCAGCGATCGCACATTTAATGCTGTTAATGCTGGGTCTACGCCTGAACCGACTACCCATTCCAATAAATGCTTTTGGATTAACGGTTGTGCGTTATTGTTTTCGCTCGTGTATTCCATTTTGGTAACTCCGATGTGTGTTCATCGGGGCTACCCACTGTTTGAGGTATTAGGCTTTGGTGCAGCTTTTCATGTGGTGCGATCGCTCTCCTTGGTATGGAGGCATAGGGAGCATCGGGGCAGGGGGCTCTTTGCAAGGGGGAAAATTTATCCCCCTGCTAAGAGCTCCCTTGCCTATAAAGGTTGGGCGGTTAAAACCCTTATCCTGAGCTGGCTTCAGAAAAATTTAAATTTTATTAAAAACTGAATTTTGCTGATAGAGTGCTCATGGTGTAAAGGTTTCAGACAATTTCAGACAATTTATGCCATTTGATTACATCCCAAGAAGCTTTACCTCAATTCACAGACCTTGTTAGATTAATTTTGGTTTTATTTTCTGGTTGGTTGCTTGAGTAGCAAACCATGTGCTTGGCGATTGCCAGCCTTGCGTCTGTGTGTGGGCAGCCGACCGATTTCTTTATGGTGCGAGTCGTTAAAAGCCCCTTTTTCAAAATCGAGTCAATTTTTTTAAAAAAAAGACTTTCTTCGTTGATGTTTTTTATGCTAATATCTTCGTACAAAGGCATGAAAAACCGGGCAAAAGCTTTACTGCTGTTGCCGTATTCTTGGTTGTCTTGAAAAAGACAAGCACTACCTTTCTTGTCTGAGTCGCGAGATGCCGTAGGTCTTACAGTTTGTTGGTTTCAAACTCCCCAGTCGTCCGCCAACACTGCTGTCTAACGGCTCGCCTACTCCTTCTGACTAGTTAAATATGTTTTCGTTTCACCTCCTGTTTAACCTGCTCTGCTTTATGTTTGCAGAGATAGGATCAGGTTAGCACTTTTTGTCTCTTTTTAAAAGAGCTATTGCTGAATATTTTTTGCGGAAATTTCTTGTCACTACAGAAATTGGTTTTCAAATTGGTAAAAACCTTGCCTATAGTAGGTTGAGCGCATTTATTTTTAATACAAAAAACATCAAAAACTTCCCCCATTACTTGAAGTAATACAGTCATGCGTCGCTTTGTTGGACTACGCCAGACATTAATCGATTATGGGCAAGACGCGCCCGCTGCGATCGCTCTTTTATGGTAGTTGGAGTGGGTATAAAAAAGATTTGTTGAGAGTGAGAGTTGATGATAAAATCGAGTGCAAGATACGGTTCTATATTTTTGCACTCATCTCGGTGGACTCACAAGACCCAACGCCTGATTTCACGACCTCTGACACCGATAATCGTCTCATTGAAATGTGGTTGCACGGTTTGTCCCGTGATACGCAACGGGGCTACAGGCGTTGCGTAAGTGAGTTCCTCTCTTGGGTAAAAAAAACACTCCATGCTGTCACCTTAGCCGACCTTCAAAACTGGCAGAATACCTTATTTGACTACGCCCCAGATACGCAAAGGCTAAAGATGGCTGCCATCAGGTCACTGTTGAGTTTCGGACACAAAATTGGTATGTTGCCGACTAATGCGAGTATAGGTTTGAGGCAGCCAAAAATTAAGGATACCCTTAACGAACGTATCCTCTCTGAAGAAGAGGTGGCTGCAATGATGGAAGCAGAGAAAAATCCCAGAAATGAAGCTATCTTGCTGCTACTCTACACCGGTGGCTTGCGAGTGGCTGAATTGTGTGCCCTGCGCTGGAAAGATTTATCTGCAAGAAAGTCTGGTGGACAATTGACTATATTCGGCAAAGGCGGAAAAACTAGAATAGTGCTTCTGCCCGATCCTGTTTGGAAAAAGCTGTGTAAGTTGAACAAGAATGCCGCTCCCTCTGACCCAGTGTTTGTGTCCAGGGAAAAAGATAAAAAAGGTAAAACCCTTGACCAATCCCAGGTCAATCGGATTGTGGCTGCTGCGGCACGAAAAGCGCGTATTGGCAAAAAGGTATCTCCCCATTGGCTCAGACACGCTCACGCAACCCATTCCCTCAACCGTGGTGCGCCACTACATTTGGTACAAAATACTCTTGGTCATGCCTCAATCGCAACCACCAGCAGATACCTTCATGCTCGCCCTGATGATTCCAGCGCCTTGTACTTGAACGTGGAAACTAAAACCACTTTTGATGCCACAACTGGTGCAATTGAGCCGAGTCCATCCAAACAACAAAAACAGCCTCGTCGTACCAAAGTGCAGGCAAACACATCGACTCTAAAATGCCCCAGCTGCAAATCCTCTGAACTTCAAAAAAATGGTTTTCAAGTATTAGCTGATGGCAACAAGCATCAGCGCTTTCGATGTAAAAGCTGTGGTTATGTATTTGCTCCCCTTTTATCAGTTAAAAATAAAAATTAGCAAACAACTACTTAGGGCGCTTACAATTATTGAATTATTTAATTTAGAACTTGAAATTCGTCTATCAAAGCTATATGTCCAGCCAGAATTCTGACATGGTTCGCGTTTATTTGCGAGAAATTGTCCGGTTTCCCTTGTTAACAGCAGACCAAGAAATTGCTTATGCAAGGCTTGTACAGCAAGTGATAGCTATTGAGGAGCAAAAACACAAGCTCGCTCAACAATTGTGTCGCCAACCAACGCTCTCAGAATTAGCGAATTTTGTCAACAAAAGCGAAACTTCCCTCACTCAAATACTTCAGCAAGGGAAAATCGCCAAGCATCATATGGTGACAGCAAATCTGCGACTGGTGGTTTCGATCGCCAAAAAGTATCAGGGTCGCAATCTGGAGTTCTTGGATTTGATTCAAGAAGGAGCGATCGGCTTACAACGTGGTATAGAAAAGTTTGACCCAAGCCGAGGTTATAAATTCTCAACTTATGCAAAAGGCGTGGATCAGCCAAGCAATTACAAGAGCGATCGCCGAGAAATCCCGCAGTGTACGCTTGCCAGTTTATATCACCGAACAACTCAACAGAATAAAGAAGGTACAGCTGCAATTATCTCAAACACTCGGTCGGCGTGCTACGGTAACAGAAATTGCTAATGAATTAGGCGACAAGCCAAGCCAAATTCGAGAATACCTTAGTCTTGCTCGTGGGACAGTTTCTTTAAGTATGAAAGTAGGAGACAATCAAGATGCAGAATTAGGTGAACTTTTGCCGGATGAGGGCATCTCATCTGACGAGCAGATAACTCAACAACTGCTGCGCCAAGACTTAAGTAATTTGTTAGCATCACTTAAACCCATGCAGCGTGAAGTGTTAATTTTGCGGTTTGGACTGTTAGACGATCGAGAACTGACTTTGGCCCAGATTGGTCAGAAGTTAAATATCAGTCGAGTGCGAGTTAGTCAGATCCAGAAGCAGGCAATGACTGTTCTGCGTCGTCAAAAAACAGATATTGAGCAGTATTTATCTTCCTGAAAAGGACATGCGAGGCTCTACTGTTCACCTCTCCCATTGCCATTGCCAGTTTGACGCTCCAAATGCTCCGGTGATGCGGCGAATTTCTGCTTGCCATGAAGGCGCGATCGCGTTCTGATTGTACTGCTTTTCGTGCTACAAGTTGTATTATTTAGGTAGTAGAAGTAGTGAGCGCGTAAAAGATTCATTTATTCATAGAATCGCCACTTCATTTTTTGTCAAATACCATGTTTGACCCCGATATTTACTCTCTATCGGTTCACACAGAAGATACTGCTGTCCCACAGAAATGATTTTTAACCTCATCCCTTTACATGGGTGATGTGGGTGAGAAATTCGGATTCTCTGCCCAGGGATAAAAGTAGTGGTAGGGCGGTTTAGTTGCTCTAGCCACAGCTTCAACTTTTGTCGCTGGGGCTGGCTTACTCGTCGGCTAGCTTCTCGAAGTACTTGTGTTGGAAATGCTCAAAGCATGAGTACTAGCATTTCGGCATCTTCACAGACCTCCAGACAATCAACCACGTAAAGAATGTTTTCAATGGTGAACCATTAGTCTAAATCGTCCGCCATTGTTTAACTCACAAAGCGACCATTAATGTAACCGCTTTTTTAGGGACAGTCCTTGTTTAAACTAGTGTGGGGTTTGGGAGCATCCAGCAACACAACCAGTTTGTGAGCGTGCGCTCGGTTCCACCCACGCAAAAACTCTAGGACAGCAGTTCTCAAGTTTCAAGTTTGAAACAAGCAACGACTTGCCCGTGATCGGATTTCCATATGTCAACTTGATCGTCACTTAAGGTTTCATCAATGAGATGGTCGTTGAGCACCGAAACGTAAGTTACTTGACCAATACGACGAGGGTTCTGTGCTACAAATTCTTCACTGACAAGAATGTGATCGAGACTCTCATAATGACCGTTGTGAATATGGGTATAGTAAAAGTCGCCGTAGCTCTGACGCGCCTGAATATCCTTAACACTATAGAGGAGTACATCCCAGATTTCCTTCTTTTTCTCAAGCTTGAGCTTTTCCCAAGCTGGTTCACCACAGACAATTTGAGTCGTTACCGCCAGAGCACTATCATTCAAATCTCCCATAACAATAACGGGGTTATTTTGGTGTCGCAGCGTATCCATGAGGATTGTTCGCACAGCAGTTGCTTCGGCGGCTCTACGAATTAAAGCCCGTGCTTGTGCTTGAGCTTTTTCTACTGGATCGTCGCGGTCGACTCCTTCTGGGTAAATGGGTCGCTTAGACTTAAGATGAACGACAAAGACCGTACATTGTAACGTATCGCTTAAGGCTAGCTGTGCTGATAGCACAGGTCGAGAAAAAGTAGTGAGGGGAATGGCTGCTCCTTCTATATCCAAGTTTGCTTGAAGCGGAAATTCGCTAAAAACTTGGTGCTTGAGGATAGGGAATTTAGACAGGAGCGCAACAACTGGCTTATCACCAGTAGGATTAGCCGCGACCAGTTGAGCATCTGCATACATTTTGGTTTGAGCGAGTACTTCTTCGAGCGCTTGTTGATGAAAAAGTTCCTGAAAGCCAATGATGTCAGCTTCCATGTGCTCTAGTTGGCGAGAAAGCCAAATCTTTTTTCGCTGATAAACTTCTGGACTATATTTATTTTTCTCGTAATAGATGACACCAGGCAGCACAAGATTAAAAAGGTTGAACGTGCCGACCTTAAAGCTCTTGTTGCGGGGTGAGGTTACAGCAGGTGCTTCAGGTTGGGCGGTGCGACTGCTCTCAATCATGGTATCTCCTATTACATTCGTGACAACTTAAGATAGCATTGCAGGTGACGTTAATAATCCGCAATTATTGTGCCATTGTTCAAAAATTAGATGGGTTTCACTCTTGAGTATGCACGCGCTGAGCAACCTTTACAGCAAGGGGGTATGACGCGCGGAGTAGATTGTATTCTAAACTACAAACCCCTTCTCCCTCCACGCAGGATACCTAAAATTGCTGAAAATATATAAGGGGTTGTAAAAAAAATAAGTTGGTCAGGCGTATGTCTG includes:
- a CDS encoding IS1/IS1595 family N-terminal zinc-binding domain-containing protein, which translates into the protein MQANTSTLKCPSCKSSELQKNGFQVLADGNKHQRFRCKSCGYVFAPLLSVKNKN
- a CDS encoding endonuclease/exonuclease/phosphatase family protein; translation: MIESSRTAQPEAPAVTSPRNKSFKVGTFNLFNLVLPGVIYYEKNKYSPEVYQRKKIWLSRQLEHMEADIIGFQELFHQQALEEVLAQTKMYADAQLVAANPTGDKPVVALLSKFPILKHQVFSEFPLQANLDIEGAAIPLTTFSRPVLSAQLALSDTLQCTVFVVHLKSKRPIYPEGVDRDDPVEKAQAQARALIRRAAEATAVRTILMDTLRHQNNPVIVMGDLNDSALAVTTQIVCGEPAWEKLKLEKKKEIWDVLLYSVKDIQARQSYGDFYYTHIHNGHYESLDHILVSEEFVAQNPRRIGQVTYVSVLNDHLIDETLSDDQVDIWKSDHGQVVACFKLET